A genome region from Arachis duranensis cultivar V14167 chromosome 6, aradu.V14167.gnm2.J7QH, whole genome shotgun sequence includes the following:
- the LOC107495828 gene encoding protein SNOWY COTYLEDON 3 — protein MVAAISAPVNTKRTPTPRPARPPLLPSESDNAIAPPRRPKAREVTSRYLSSSTPTSTSSCSSSTTSFSSSSVSSTPRRCNSPMVTRTVNSSAAAKRSQSVERRRQGTPRPSTANGGGAEAPAAQRMLFTATRSLSVSFQGESFPIQVSKPAPSPTPASLRKSTPERRKATPTPTPRGSGNSDQHRWPGKLLPAANCMNRSLDCGDSLTRKLGAPASVVRSLQNSMDARVSSHDGAITRSERNRDYGGSESLHELVSSDSESVTSGSSSGAQEFSGAGAQRGSRSLIVPARFWQEASNKNGGNRAVTVPQKLLAPKRTSFDSPGPSPRGAANSRGQASSPIRSAVRPASPMRLSATPSPAVWSPSSRGVSPAKVRNGVAGSLNNRFFGNEPSVLSFAVDVPRGKVGENRIVDAHLLRLVYNRHLQWRFVNARADASLSAQTLNAEKSLYDAWLATSKLRESVRAKRTELQLLKQQLKLMSILKGQMMYLEDWPSLDRMYSSSLSGAIEALKGSTLRLPVVSGAKADVLNVKDAICSAMDVMQAMASSICLLLPKVGQVNSLVVEVANLSAKEMVLLEECKDLLSMLTTMQVRECSLRSHISQLKRLPWRPTTKLTSK, from the exons ATGGTAGCTGCAATTTCTGCTCCAGTTAACACCAAACGCACCCCAACCCCAAGGCCAGCACGACCACCTCTCTTACCTTCCGAATCGGACAATGCGATCGCTCCACCACGAAGGCCCAAGGCTCGAGAAGTCACTTCCCGCTACTTGTCTTCGTCCACTCCTACTTCTACTTCGTCATGTTCGTCCTCAACGACGTCGTTTTCGTCATCTTCAGTGTCGTCTACTCCTAGAAGGTGCAATTCTCCGATGGTGACCAGGACGGTGAATTCTTCTGCTGCTGCAAAGAGGTCGCAGTCTGTGGAGCGGCGGAGGCAGGGGACTCCTCGGCCGAGTACGGCGAACGGAGGCGGAGCCGAGGCGCCTGCGGCGCAGAGGATGCTCTTCACGGCGACCAGGAGCTTGTCTGTTTCGTTCCAGGGGGAGTCGTTCCCGATCCAGGTCAGCAAGCCGGCGCCGTCACCGACGCCGGCGAGTTTAAGGAAGAGCACGCCGGAGAGGAGGAAGGCGACTCCTACGCCGACGCCGAGGGGGAGCGGAAATTCGGATCAGCACCGATGGCCGGGGAAACTTCTTCCGGCGGCAAATTGCATGAACAGGAGCTTGGATTGCGGCGATTCTTTGACGAGGAAACTCGGCGCGCCGGCGAGCGTGGTCCGGTCGCTGCAGAATTCGATGGACGCACGGGTTTCTTCACACGACGGAGCCATAACTAGATCGGAGAGAAATAGAGATTATGGTGGATCTGAGTCGCTGCACGAGCTCGTTAGTTCCGATAGTGAGAGCGTGACTTCCGGTAGTTCCTCCGGAGCACAGGAATTTTCTGGCGCTGGAGCACAGCGAGGTTCGCGTTCACTCATTGTTCCGGCGAGGTTCTGGCAAGAAGCTAGCAACAAAAACGGTGGAAATAGAGCAGTGACGGTTCCACAGAAACTTCTGGCGCCAAAGAGAACATCGTTCGATAGTCCTGGACCGTCCCCGCGAGGAGCGGCGAACAGCAGGGGACAAGCTTCTTCTCCAATTCGCTCTGCGGTTCGACCTGCTTCCCCAATGAGGCTCTCTGCTACGCCGTCTCCGGCGGTCTGGTCACCGTCATCAAGAGGGGTGAGTCCTGCAAAGGTTAGAAACGGAGTTGCTGGTAGTTTGAACAACAGGTTCTTCGGGAATGAGCCTTCTGTTCTGAGCTTCGCTGTTGATGTTCCGAGAGGAAAGGTTGGGGAAAATCGAATTGTGGATGCGCATTTATTGAGGCTTGTGTATAACAGGCACCTGCAATGGCGTTTTGTTAACGCCAGGGCAGATGCTTCCCTCTCTGCGCAGACATTGAATGCAGAG AAAAGCCTCTACGATGCATGGTTAGCAACCTCAAAACTACGAGAATCTGTTAGAGCCAAAAGAACAGAGTTACAATTGCTGAAGCAACAATTGAAGCTTATGTCCATCCTCAAGGGCCAA ATGATGTATTTGGAAGACTGGCCAAGTTTGGATCGGATGTACTCTAGCTCCCTTTCAGGAGCTATTGAAGCATTAAAAGGTAGCACGCTCCGTCTTCCTGTTGTTAGCGGCGCCAAG GCAGATGTGCTTAACGTGAAGGACGCTATTTGTTCAGCAATGGATGTGATGCAGGCAATGGCATCGTCGATATGCCTGCTGTTACCAAAG GTTGGGCAAGTGAATTCACTTGTGGTTGAAGTTGCCAACTTAAGTGCAAAGGAGATGGTTTTGCTTGAAGAGTGCAAAGACCTTTTGTCAATGTTAACAACCATGCAG GTAAGAGAGTGTAGCCTGAGATCACACATTTCACAACTGAAACGCTTACCCTGGAGACcaacaacaaaattaacaaGCAAATAA